Proteins found in one Lysinibacillus fusiformis genomic segment:
- a CDS encoding competence protein CoiA, with the protein MLIAYNNQQQLFLPYQYTRKALQRYRRQMKFFCPQCLEQVQLKIGNYNIPHFAHFTKNQCSQLFAEGESKLHLQGKMQLYEWFKKNGHQVELEPFLKQLSQRPDLLVTIDEGHFAVEFQCSTISHEKWHQRTMGYEKNDIQAIWLFQTPQSKEAINGIRKIRISPLLQKAFITTTTDLPYLLTYNAVTAHFIYWTNLLHVHGHTFIGKVQKIPVNQQHFPFYIPKRITKEEFQSYWQLYKQTCRQFAYSRLLHNKKGAQDPFLRNCYELNLSLTAMPPYIGIPVQEGASISLFTSEWQTMLLYFSKQLGCQPFELTKHQIKNFLCQHQLEITEQAVRAIQNYGQLLQRMNHEDGSLDNCEQVYVHLFAIATIY; encoded by the coding sequence ATGCTTATTGCCTATAACAATCAACAGCAGCTATTTCTCCCATATCAATATACGAGGAAAGCTTTACAGCGATATAGGCGGCAGATGAAATTTTTTTGTCCTCAATGTTTGGAACAAGTTCAATTGAAAATAGGTAACTATAATATTCCCCACTTTGCCCACTTCACTAAAAATCAATGTTCACAGCTATTCGCAGAAGGTGAATCTAAACTACATTTACAAGGTAAAATGCAATTATATGAGTGGTTCAAAAAAAATGGACATCAGGTGGAACTAGAGCCATTTTTAAAGCAGCTTTCTCAGCGCCCTGATTTGCTCGTTACAATCGATGAGGGGCATTTCGCAGTTGAATTTCAATGTAGCACAATCTCTCATGAAAAATGGCATCAACGAACAATGGGCTATGAAAAAAACGATATACAAGCAATTTGGCTTTTTCAAACTCCTCAAAGCAAAGAAGCAATCAACGGCATCAGAAAAATTAGAATCTCCCCATTGCTGCAAAAAGCATTTATAACAACGACAACAGATTTGCCTTATTTACTGACGTACAACGCGGTGACAGCCCATTTTATTTATTGGACGAATCTTCTTCATGTTCACGGGCATACTTTCATAGGCAAAGTACAAAAAATTCCGGTCAATCAACAGCATTTTCCTTTTTATATACCAAAGCGTATTACCAAAGAAGAATTTCAAAGCTATTGGCAGCTCTATAAACAGACTTGTAGGCAATTTGCGTATAGTCGTCTTTTACATAATAAGAAGGGGGCACAAGATCCATTTTTACGCAATTGCTATGAATTAAATCTTTCTCTTACTGCTATGCCGCCATACATTGGTATTCCAGTGCAAGAAGGAGCGTCTATCTCTTTATTCACGAGTGAATGGCAAACGATGCTGTTGTATTTTAGTAAACAATTAGGGTGTCAACCATTTGAATTAACCAAGCATCAGATTAAAAATTTTTTATGTCAGCATCAGCTAGAAATAACCGAACAAGCAGTAAGAGCTATTCAAAATTATGGACAACTTCTTCAGCGAATGAATCATGAAGATGGTTCACTAGATAATTGTGAGCAAGTCTATGTACATTTATTTGCAATTGCCACAATATACTGA
- the mecA gene encoding adaptor protein MecA, whose translation MDIERVNENTLKLFITYNDIEDRGYSREEIWYNRAKGEQLFWDMIDEVNTEDYFDVEGPIWIHINASEVGLEIIVTRAHILKDGETLDGHSNFDEHKDMFAPFDEVGEDLLSQLTQFGDMDESELFMDTDIYVYKFKDIDELIPVAKRMTDELVDSSLFKYENWYYLVVDFGNADEDLNRHDRNAVIKEFLTPSNFTIHRLEEYGEKIMEFNCFETVRKYFA comes from the coding sequence GTGGACATCGAACGTGTAAATGAAAATACACTCAAGCTCTTTATTACGTACAATGATATAGAGGATCGCGGCTATAGTCGTGAAGAAATTTGGTACAATCGAGCAAAGGGTGAGCAACTTTTTTGGGATATGATTGATGAAGTAAACACGGAGGATTATTTTGATGTAGAGGGTCCGATTTGGATTCATATCAATGCATCTGAAGTTGGCTTAGAAATCATTGTCACACGTGCACATATTTTAAAAGACGGTGAAACATTAGATGGTCATTCGAATTTTGATGAACACAAAGATATGTTTGCACCATTCGATGAAGTTGGAGAGGATCTTCTTAGCCAACTAACTCAATTTGGTGACATGGATGAGTCAGAATTATTTATGGATACAGACATTTATGTTTATAAATTTAAAGATATTGATGAGTTAATCCCTGTCGCAAAACGAATGACAGACGAATTAGTGGATTCCTCATTATTCAAATATGAAAATTGGTACTATCTAGTTGTTGATTTCGGAAACGCAGATGAGGATTTAAATCGTCATGATAGAAATGCAGTTATCAAGGAATTTTTAACACCATCTAATTTTACAATTCATCGTCTAGAGGAGTACGGTGAAAAAATTATGGAATTCAATTGCTTTGAAACAGTTCGAAAATACTTTGCATAA
- the spxA gene encoding transcriptional regulator SpxA: protein MVTLFTSPSCTSCRKAKAWLEEHEIPYTERNIFSEPLSISEIKKILRMTEDGTDEIISTRSKIFQKLNVDVESLPLQRLYELIQEYPGLLRRPIILDEKRLQVGYNEDEIRRFLPRKVRAYQLQEAQRMVN, encoded by the coding sequence ATCGTAACCCTATTTACATCACCAAGTTGTACCTCTTGTCGTAAAGCGAAAGCTTGGTTAGAGGAGCACGAAATTCCATATACAGAACGTAATATATTTTCTGAACCGCTCAGCATTAGTGAAATAAAAAAAATTTTACGTATGACAGAAGACGGAACTGATGAAATTATTTCTACTCGTTCAAAAATATTCCAAAAATTAAATGTGGATGTTGAAAGTTTACCATTACAACGTTTATATGAATTAATTCAGGAATATCCTGGCTTATTACGTAGACCAATCATTTTAGATGAAAAACGTCTACAGGTTGGCTACAATGAAGATGAAATTCGTCGTTTCTTACCTCGAAAAGTTCGAGCATATCAATTACAAGAAGCGCAACGAATGGTGAATTAA